In Xanthomonas sacchari, a genomic segment contains:
- a CDS encoding sensor histidine kinase — MAKSFWNWLGRAPLMDEVDRRNARVIQLLLLFLAVTIPITIVIALLLAWPQLRGQPVQPGLIISLSMSLLIGVCAAIGFVRVRHGALRSGVRLLLGALLGSLLVNAAIHGFQRQLPDQLAQMLVLILAGLVLGRRALWVTFAALLLMLGVGVGHDALLDRADAPAQAFFNVLPVLFSYLLVALLLDRTTEALRESLRESNARGQRLQQEMHERERAQTQLIHAQKREITERMASGLAHDFNNILAVMSGFAAARHDDDLASDAQRIAQLEDSLAAVEESAERGMTIVRRLLRFSRRDAEHVERFDAATAVEALQPMLRQLLEARIVLRCTLPATPAPIRFERSQFDLMLLNLASNSRDAIADRGHFDIAVSSADDGTVIEVADDGHGMPAEVAAQVFEPFYSTKPADSGTGLGLAVVRDLVVRAGGRIQVHSTVGVGTRFRIVLPRADAVPASVSAPA, encoded by the coding sequence ATGGCGAAGTCCTTCTGGAACTGGCTGGGCCGCGCGCCGTTGATGGACGAGGTGGACCGGCGCAATGCGCGCGTGATCCAACTGCTGCTGCTGTTCCTGGCGGTGACCATTCCCATCACCATCGTGATTGCGCTGCTGCTGGCGTGGCCGCAGCTGCGCGGGCAACCGGTGCAGCCCGGGCTGATCATCTCGTTGAGCATGAGCCTGCTGATCGGGGTGTGCGCGGCGATCGGTTTCGTGCGCGTGCGCCATGGCGCCTTGCGCAGTGGCGTGCGCCTGTTGCTCGGGGCGTTGCTCGGTTCGTTGTTGGTCAACGCCGCCATCCACGGGTTCCAGCGGCAATTGCCGGACCAACTGGCGCAGATGCTGGTGCTGATCCTGGCCGGCCTGGTGCTCGGGCGTCGCGCGCTGTGGGTGACGTTCGCGGCGCTGCTGCTGATGCTCGGCGTCGGCGTCGGCCACGATGCGCTGCTGGACCGCGCCGACGCGCCCGCCCAGGCCTTCTTCAACGTACTGCCGGTGTTGTTCAGTTACCTGCTGGTGGCGCTGCTGCTGGATCGCACCACCGAGGCGTTGCGCGAGAGCCTGCGCGAGTCCAACGCGCGCGGCCAGCGCCTGCAGCAGGAAATGCACGAGCGCGAACGCGCGCAGACCCAGTTGATCCATGCGCAGAAACGCGAGATCACCGAGCGCATGGCCAGCGGCCTGGCCCACGACTTCAACAACATCCTGGCGGTGATGTCCGGCTTCGCCGCCGCGCGCCACGACGACGACCTCGCCAGCGACGCGCAGCGCATCGCGCAACTGGAGGACAGCCTGGCGGCGGTGGAGGAATCGGCCGAACGCGGCATGACCATCGTGCGCCGGCTGCTGCGCTTCAGCCGCCGCGATGCCGAGCATGTCGAGCGCTTCGACGCGGCAACGGCGGTGGAGGCCCTGCAGCCGATGCTGCGGCAATTGCTGGAAGCGCGGATCGTGCTGCGCTGCACGCTCCCGGCAACGCCGGCGCCGATCCGCTTCGAGCGCAGCCAGTTCGACCTGATGCTGCTGAACCTGGCCTCCAACAGCCGCGACGCGATCGCCGACCGCGGCCATTTCGACATCGCCGTGTCCAGCGCGGACGATGGCACCGTCATCGAGGTCGCCGACGACGGCCACGGCATGCCGGCGGAGGTGGCCGCACAGGTGTTCGAGCCGTTCTACAGCACCAAGCCGGCCGACAGCGGCACCGGCCTGGGCCTGGCGGTGGTGCGCGACCTGGTGGTGCGCGCCGGCGGCCGGATCCAGGTGCACAGCACGGTGGGCGTGGGCACGCGCTTCCGCATCGTGCTGCCGCGTGCCGATGCGGTGCCGGCGTCTGTGTCGGCGCCGGCGTAG
- a CDS encoding YadA family autotransporter adhesin — protein sequence MNECTSLHGATARHPMPRAYSTLALACALCLASTAMAQTSTATAPAGSTHTGTDATASDTSATPAATTYDPSVYFKATGSADSNAGAEADGDEALAAGEAASAVGTGTIAIGGGAVSYANHALAVGHNSLATEISTTAVGGMLDVDYAYLSGGVTILQQTSATGMAATALGAGAQASGKFNVAAGAGAIASDRSSVAVGGIVDVGEDGFSSEGMQLQATQATGPLSTALGGGALATAYNATAVGALAEASSQRTVAVGSTAVANQYAAVAVGAQSQATAEWATAFGNGARAWGAHSVAIGPSAFAQSDDGTAVGPAALALGVGATALGNGAWAGGTRSLALGGAMVWNGEFFRDTPVLFYDSIAMGTGADVFGDQSIAIGPGARVGNSQFVNGQTTITNHSVALGAGSVNERDNTVSIGATGSERQLTNLAAGTLDTDAVNLAQLRNVAAAFGAGSVVDANGTLIGGNYLVQGNHYTDLGSAMGALDTALTGFGNRLNTLGGSGGISVGGGDGVSIAPSTGAGTNAVAVGSGATANGNNGLAMGAQALAYGPNDTAIGGNAQVNADGSTAVGANARIAAVATNAVALGESASASAASATALGQGASASAANSVALGQGSVADRANTVSVGSAGNERQVANVAAGSADTDAVNVAQLRAGNSATLSSATAYTNTRITALDDSFNQLRTDTEHRLDGMDRRMDKLGAMSAAMLNMAVNAAGTQSPRGRVSVGAGFQGGQQALSVGYARKLGARASFSLGGAFSSGESSAGIGVGIDL from the coding sequence ATGAACGAATGCACTTCCCTGCACGGTGCCACCGCCCGTCATCCGATGCCCCGCGCCTACAGCACCCTGGCCCTGGCCTGCGCGCTGTGCCTGGCCTCGACGGCCATGGCGCAGACGTCCACCGCGACGGCGCCGGCCGGCTCGACTCACACCGGTACCGACGCCACGGCCAGCGACACCAGCGCGACCCCCGCCGCGACCACCTACGATCCCAGTGTCTACTTCAAGGCCACCGGCAGCGCCGACAGCAACGCCGGCGCCGAGGCCGATGGCGACGAAGCGCTGGCCGCCGGCGAGGCCGCCTCGGCGGTGGGCACCGGCACCATCGCGATCGGCGGCGGTGCGGTCAGCTATGCCAACCACGCCCTGGCGGTCGGCCACAACAGCCTGGCCACCGAGATCTCCACCACCGCCGTCGGCGGCATGCTCGATGTGGATTACGCCTATCTGTCCGGCGGCGTGACGATCCTGCAGCAGACCTCCGCCACCGGCATGGCCGCGACCGCGCTGGGCGCCGGCGCCCAGGCCAGCGGCAAGTTCAACGTGGCCGCCGGCGCCGGCGCGATCGCCAGCGACCGCTCCAGCGTCGCCGTCGGCGGCATCGTCGACGTGGGCGAAGACGGCTTCAGCTCGGAAGGCATGCAGTTGCAGGCCACCCAGGCCACCGGTCCGCTGTCCACCGCGCTGGGCGGCGGCGCGCTGGCCACCGCCTACAACGCGACCGCGGTCGGCGCACTGGCCGAGGCCAGTTCGCAGCGGACTGTGGCCGTCGGCTCCACCGCGGTCGCCAACCAGTACGCCGCCGTCGCCGTCGGCGCACAGAGCCAGGCCACCGCCGAATGGGCCACCGCCTTCGGCAACGGTGCACGCGCCTGGGGCGCCCACAGCGTGGCCATCGGCCCCAGCGCGTTCGCACAGAGCGACGACGGCACGGCGGTCGGCCCGGCCGCGCTCGCCCTCGGCGTCGGCGCCACCGCGCTCGGCAACGGCGCCTGGGCCGGAGGCACCCGCAGCCTGGCCCTGGGCGGGGCGATGGTGTGGAACGGCGAATTCTTCCGTGACACCCCGGTGCTGTTCTACGACAGCATCGCCATGGGCACCGGCGCGGACGTGTTCGGCGACCAGTCGATCGCGATCGGCCCCGGCGCCCGCGTCGGCAACTCGCAGTTCGTCAACGGCCAAACGACCATCACCAACCACAGCGTGGCGCTGGGCGCCGGCTCGGTCAACGAGCGCGACAACACCGTGTCCATCGGCGCGACGGGCAGCGAGCGCCAGCTCACCAACCTGGCCGCCGGCACCCTGGACACCGATGCGGTCAACCTGGCGCAGCTGCGCAACGTCGCCGCCGCGTTCGGCGCCGGCAGCGTGGTCGACGCCAACGGCACCCTGATCGGTGGCAACTACCTGGTACAGGGCAACCACTACACCGACCTGGGCTCGGCGATGGGCGCGCTCGACACCGCGTTGACCGGCTTCGGCAACCGCCTCAACACGCTCGGCGGTTCCGGCGGGATCAGCGTCGGCGGCGGCGACGGTGTATCCATTGCGCCGAGCACCGGTGCCGGCACCAATGCCGTGGCCGTGGGCTCCGGCGCCACCGCCAACGGCAACAACGGCCTGGCGATGGGCGCGCAGGCGCTGGCCTATGGCCCCAACGACACCGCCATCGGCGGCAATGCCCAGGTCAACGCCGACGGCAGCACCGCGGTCGGCGCCAACGCCCGCATCGCTGCGGTGGCGACCAATGCGGTGGCGCTGGGCGAAAGCGCCAGCGCGTCGGCGGCCTCGGCCACTGCGCTCGGCCAGGGCGCCTCGGCCAGTGCCGCCAACTCGGTGGCGCTGGGCCAGGGTTCGGTCGCCGACCGCGCCAACACGGTGTCGGTGGGCAGCGCCGGCAACGAGCGCCAGGTCGCCAACGTCGCCGCCGGCAGCGCCGACACCGATGCGGTCAACGTGGCGCAGCTGCGTGCCGGCAACAGCGCCACCCTGAGCAGCGCCACCGCCTACACCAATACCCGCATCACCGCACTGGACGACAGCTTCAACCAGTTGCGCACCGACACCGAACACCGCCTCGACGGCATGGACCGGCGCATGGACAAGCTGGGCGCGATGAGCGCGGCGATGCTCAACATGGCAGTCAACGCCGCCGGCACGCAGAGCCCGCGCGGGCGCGTGTCGGTCGGCGCCGGCTTCCAGGGCGGCCAGCAGGCGTTGTCGGTCGGCTACGCCCGCAAGCTCGGCGCGCGCGCCTCGTTCAGCCTGGGCGGCGCCTTCAGCAGCGGCGAGTCCTCGGCCGGCATCGGCGTGGGCATTGACCTGTGA
- a CDS encoding S8 family peptidase: MMSSNPLAAALAALLFAGAAQAATPTIGLGGVQGPVPQSANPGDLGQRFIVKTRDGGAQARSLLATTLSSAVARSGMQRAQISGNGLTLRSAVSAKVLRDMAVPGWHVVQTSRHLSDSERTAFINELKADPSVVSVQVDRLYRRLDEASVRVPAAIAAAASTTPNDPAYAKLQWNFHDPVGGVNAEQGWTRSTGKGVVVAVVDTGVVKDNPDLAANVLPGYDMITDHRVSRRDADGRVAGGYDLGDWVEADYCNALGGSGNAAEPSSWHGSHVSGTIAQVTNNNLATAGLAYDAKIVPVRVLGSCGGFGSDIADGMLWAAGLPVAGLPTNPNPAEVINMSLGSGGPDTCPQIYQDAIDQINAKGTIIVVAAGNSNANAGTYTMSSCNGVISVGASRVNGGRASYSNYGTRVDIAAPGGGGDVDGNPNGYIFQVINGGTQSPTGDWQIGGMAGTSMASPHVAAAVAMVQSVAKTPLSWTGMRDLLRASARPFPVAIATTTPIGAGILDVDMLLQMATTPQCDPSDSSCVPPTKTLVNKVEMRGIGSQGGDALYSFQATAGTVVSFMTFGGTGNVAMYVSAGKTPTSSSYDARSTRAGTTQTVRLTPSSTTTYYVRLSGSYSGLTVVARQ; the protein is encoded by the coding sequence ATGATGTCTTCCAATCCGCTCGCAGCTGCCCTCGCCGCCCTCCTGTTCGCCGGCGCCGCGCAGGCCGCGACTCCCACCATCGGCCTGGGCGGCGTGCAGGGCCCGGTGCCGCAATCGGCCAACCCCGGCGACCTGGGCCAGCGCTTCATCGTCAAGACCCGCGACGGCGGCGCCCAGGCGCGCAGCCTGCTCGCCACCACCCTGAGCAGCGCGGTGGCGCGCAGCGGCATGCAGCGCGCGCAGATCAGCGGCAATGGTCTGACGTTGCGCAGCGCGGTCAGCGCCAAGGTGCTGCGCGACATGGCGGTGCCGGGCTGGCACGTGGTGCAGACCTCGCGCCACCTCAGCGACAGCGAGCGTACCGCCTTCATCAACGAACTCAAGGCCGACCCGTCGGTGGTGTCGGTGCAGGTCGACCGCCTGTACCGACGCCTGGACGAGGCCAGCGTGCGGGTGCCGGCGGCCATCGCGGCCGCCGCCTCCACCACCCCCAACGATCCGGCCTACGCCAAGCTGCAGTGGAATTTCCACGACCCGGTCGGCGGGGTCAACGCCGAGCAGGGCTGGACCCGCTCCACCGGCAAGGGCGTGGTGGTGGCGGTGGTCGATACCGGCGTGGTCAAGGACAACCCGGACCTGGCCGCCAACGTGCTGCCCGGCTACGACATGATCACCGACCATCGCGTCTCGCGCCGCGACGCCGACGGCCGCGTGGCCGGCGGCTACGACCTGGGCGACTGGGTCGAGGCCGACTACTGCAATGCGCTGGGCGGGTCCGGCAACGCCGCCGAGCCGAGCTCGTGGCACGGCAGCCATGTCTCCGGCACCATCGCCCAGGTCACCAACAACAACCTGGCCACCGCCGGCCTGGCCTACGACGCCAAGATCGTGCCGGTGCGCGTGCTCGGCTCCTGCGGCGGCTTCGGCAGCGACATCGCCGACGGCATGCTGTGGGCCGCGGGCCTGCCGGTGGCCGGCCTGCCGACCAATCCGAATCCGGCCGAGGTGATCAACATGAGCCTGGGCAGCGGCGGCCCGGACACCTGCCCGCAGATCTACCAGGACGCGATCGACCAGATCAACGCCAAGGGCACGATCATCGTGGTCGCCGCCGGCAACTCCAACGCCAACGCCGGCACCTACACCATGTCGTCCTGCAACGGCGTCATCAGCGTCGGCGCCTCGCGGGTCAACGGCGGCCGCGCCAGCTACTCCAACTACGGCACGCGCGTGGACATCGCCGCGCCGGGCGGCGGCGGCGACGTCGACGGCAATCCGAACGGCTACATCTTCCAGGTGATCAACGGCGGCACGCAGAGCCCGACCGGCGACTGGCAGATCGGCGGCATGGCCGGCACCTCGATGGCCTCCCCGCACGTGGCCGCGGCGGTGGCGATGGTGCAGAGCGTGGCCAAGACCCCGCTCAGCTGGACCGGCATGCGCGACCTGCTGCGCGCCAGCGCACGGCCGTTCCCGGTGGCGATCGCCACCACCACGCCGATCGGCGCCGGCATCCTGGACGTGGACATGCTGCTGCAGATGGCCACCACCCCGCAGTGCGATCCGTCGGACAGCAGTTGCGTGCCGCCGACCAAGACCCTGGTCAACAAGGTGGAGATGCGCGGCATCGGCAGCCAGGGCGGCGACGCGCTGTACAGCTTCCAGGCCACGGCCGGCACGGTGGTCAGCTTCATGACCTTCGGCGGCACCGGCAACGTGGCGATGTACGTGTCCGCGGGCAAGACGCCGACCAGCAGCAGCTACGACGCGCGCTCCACCCGTGCCGGCACCACGCAGACGGTGCGCCTCACTCCATCCAGCACCACGACCTACTACGTGCGGCTGAGCGGCAGCTACAGCGGCCTGACCGTGGTGGCGCGGCAGTAA